From Coffea arabica cultivar ET-39 chromosome 2e, Coffea Arabica ET-39 HiFi, whole genome shotgun sequence, the proteins below share one genomic window:
- the LOC113732841 gene encoding DNA polymerase zeta catalytic subunit-like isoform X1 — protein MQMGDSPESDSKIFSVRIVSIDYYMAPPIAGIDISYSSFQGGKVNEVPVIRIYGSTPAGQKTCLHVHRALPYFYIPYSDVSLQLDEEDSASTNAISLAIEKALKLKGNAGLKRQHVHGCSLVRAKKLYGFHSSEELFVKIYLYHPQDVSRAATLLLGGAVLDRIVQPHESHIPFLLQFLIDYHLYGMGHLHVSKIKFRHPVPEVFSPRKAAHTFLQRDLTDKSTGIAANTKVDSGADPSLASPIWTSSTIPDDWTWQSYSQSDSLVDQNLLSVKRQSMSELEGDAVVEDILNQLFISYTSLSQTRTDVKMVQSLIPIWEEFERNGEQGPAVPPDPGKPLPEDVLRILSDGLELEKVLADLSRGEYSSFSQDLIKSLTDKGTLVDKVNFLDDPDEALKCLEDGNLPSQTDDGENYGKGHHGHMKQLSADQLQDSNLVGPSKLKASDQDALGLLKWLASSQAAEEINSDDELAHQTILSSFLPTSTVNKALEKASTDFENQSQQECQDILDSVEDAVATEESDDKASNSNHNLLCQTLRNEVIPQVDGSPDDPNSVPFGDKSSSEINYVPETSQLAGLRLTERKRKRPQWGFLPVSSNRNIHNGISLPDNSDMTGRYDSDLKINVGTSFHEKIVADKCPNCIQGDAHGLNNCTESSSALIGCSMRDLMRKKRSHCSELSECRASEVIKVTSDKEQKDKIFVSKKLTNDEECNRSQISYSPRSAVTDKLGELCECPASAEFAKVNTDGSDLFVHEFAGLCTRGMRCSSRLPGELKKDSPLKEAISSCCQSSNHVGCQIFEKNYSILDSGLKSKVSMHEIPEMGNDNNKDTGVSTTVNLLQTEPQINRHVKSPGFYSSRLSASSMIAHPVELICLTLCQKPPVIEWTDEPDGDSVLSPSISQDPHELVEKEEGISLLGEVADDILPFFINDNLEGKELRNLNCQEAGYSYHQDSIIGVPVHYQNDGSYLYMLTPVQSPPSEENVKRWLSLDGRNTSREKAADASVLFISPKHLSDDLVDSRRPLCHASNLSSLDSEARSESNLHQLNHHNQENFNGQVEAHNDEVRTIQKDAYKILMSKPSAVFSQEHSQLSGPDVKSKLTPLSQMGFRDPASVGGRQQLTIVSIEVQAGCRGDLRPDPRFDAIDIITLVFQDDDDAMVDCFMLLRSNTVTTETNLDGIPDCKVLLFPEEKQVFSHFTKIISIFDPDTLIGWDVQGGSLGFLAERAAYLGIGLLNNISRIPSSRGLNTTEEDMPDDMSLKVATADPVPLDGAIVEDEWGRTHASGVHVGGRIVLNVWRLMRGEVKLRMYTIEAVAETVLRKKVPYIPCMVLAKWFSSGPGRARYRCMEYLLVKTKLNLDIMNQLDMINRTSELARVFGIDFFSVLSRGSQYRVESMFLRLAHTQNYVAISPGNLQVAYQPAMECLPLVMEPESGFYADPVVVLDFQSLYPSMIIAYNLCFSTCLGKITSSMANILGVSSYSPDMKVLQNLKHEILLTPNGVMYVPSKFRKGVLPRLLEEILSTRIMVKKAMKKLAPSQQVLHRIYDARQLALKLIANVTYGYTAAGFSGRMPCAELADSIVQCGRRTLEAAISFVNNHNKWKAKVVYGDTDSMFVLLKGRSRREAFHIGNEIVSAISAMNPNPVVLKMEKVYQPCFLLTKKRYVGYSYESPDQSKPKFDAKGIETVRRDTCDAVSKTMEQSLRLYFEHQDIDKVKAYLLRQWTRIISGRVSLQDFVFAKEVCLGTYSSRASSLPPSAIVATKAMRADPRAEPRYAERVPYVVVHGEPGARLVDMVVDPMELLALDSRYRLNEAYYIRKQIIPALQRVFGLVGADLNQWFSDMPRPERETVGKRHFYAPNQHRTRIDYYYLSRHCILCGSLVQASSYFCHNCSKSEATVATALIGRTAKLEKEIQHLAAICRHCGGGDWLLESGVKCTSLACSIFYERRKVQKELKSLAAAATELGFYPTCMAEWF, from the exons atgcaaatggGGGATTCTCCAGAGTCGGATTCGAAGATTTTCAGTGTCCGAATTGTGTCGATTGACTACTACATGGCCCCGCCAATTGCCGGAATCGACATTTCCTATAGCAGTTTTCAAG GTGGAAAAGTAAATGAGGTTCCAGTTATAAGAATATATGGGTCAACTCCGGCTGGTCAGAAGACTTGCTTGCACGTGCATAGA GCTTTGCCTTACTTTTACATCCCATATTCAGATGTATCACTTCAACTAGACGAAGAAG ACAGTGCTTCTACAAATGCCATCTCTCTTGCAATTGAGAAGGCCTTGAAG CTCAAAGGCAATGCTGGCTTGAAACGGCAGCATGTCCATGGTTGTAGTCTAGTTCGAGCAAAGAAGTTATACGGCTTTCATTCTTCAGAGGAGTTATTTGTGAAGATTTATCT GTACCATCCACAGGATGTATCTCGGGCTGCCACTCTTCTTTTG GGAGGTGCTGTTTTGGATAGGATTGTGCAGCCTCATGAATCACACATTCCATTTCTTCTCCAGTTTTTG ATTGATTACCATTTGTATGGGATGGGTCATCTGCATGTCTCAAAAATTAAGTTCCGGCATCCTGTACCTGAAGTTTTCTCTCCCAGGAAAGCTGCTCACACTTTCCTACAGAGAGATCTGACAGACAAGTCAACTGGCATTGCTGCAAATACAAAG GTAGATTCAGGTGCAGACCCTTCTTTAGCTTCACCAATTTGGACGTCTTCTACAATTCCAGATGATTGGACTTGGCAATCTTACAGCCAGTCTGATTCCTTGGTTGATCAAAATCTATTGTCAGTTAAACGGCAAAGTATGTCTGAACTGGAGGGAGATGCTGTTGTGGAAG ATATTCTCAATCAGCTGTTTATATCGTATACATCCCTCTCGCAGACACGTACAGATGTGAAAATGGTTCAGTCCTTAATACCTATTTGGGAG GAGTTCGAAAGGAATGGAGAGCAGGGGCCTGCAGTTCCACCTGATCCAGGGAAACCACTTCCAGAAGATGTCTTGAGGATACTTTCAGACGGGCTTGAGCTGGAAAAAGTACTTGCTGATCTGAGTAGAGGAGAATATTCATCTTTCAGCCAGGACTTAATTAAATCTTTGACTGATAAAGGAACTTTGGTAGACAAAGTCAACTTTTTGGATGATCCAGATGAAGCATTAAAATGCTTAGAAGATGGAAATTTGCCCTCTCAAACTGATGATGGTGAAAACTATGGTAAAGGGCACCATGGGCATATGAAGCAGTTGTCTGCTGATCAATTACAAGATTCTAACCTTGTTGGACCATCAAAACTGAAG gctTCAGATCAGGATGCTTTGGGGCTTTTGAAGTGGCTTGCATCTTCTCAAGCTGCAGAAGAAATAAATTCTGATGATGAACTTGCTCACCAGACCATCCTGAGTTCCTTTTTACCAACATCAACAGTTAATAAGGCATTGGAGAAAGCAAGCACAGATTTCGAGAATCAGTCGCAGCAAGAGTGTCAGGACATTCTTGATTCTGTTGAAGATGCAGTTGCAACTGAAGAATCAGATGATAAGGCTTCTAATTCTAATCATAATCTTCTATGCCAGACTTTACGTAATGAAGTAATTCCTCAAGTTGATGGCTCCCCTGATGATCCCAACTCAGTTCCATTTGGTGATAAGTCATCTTCAGAAATAAATTATGTACCTGAGACTTCACAACTTGCTGGTTTAAGGCTTACTGAACGCAAAAGAAAAAGACCTCAGTGGGGCTTTTTACCTGTTTCTTCAAATCGAAACATTCATAATGGTATTTCTCTCCCCGACAATTCTGATATGACTGGTAGATATGATAGTGATTTAAAAATCAATGTTGGAACttcttttcatgaaaaaattgtGGCAGACAAATGCCCAAATTGTATACAGGGTGATGCACATGGACTTAATAACTGTACAGAGTCCTCTAGTGCATTAATTGGATGCTCCATGAGGGATTTAATGAGAAAAAAACGAAGCCATTGCAGTGAGCTATCTGAATGTAGAGCTTCTGAGGTTATAAAGGTTACTAGTGACAAGGAACAGAAAGACAagatttttgtttccaagaaactGACAAATGACGAAGAATGCAATAGATCTCAGATTTCCTACTCACCCAGATCTGCAGTTACAGATAAATTAGGAGAATTATGTGAGTGTCCTGCATCGGCAGAGTTCGCTAAGGTGAACACTGATGGATCTGATCTTTTTGTGCATG AATTTGCAGGTCTCTGCACAAGGGGGATGCGTTGTTCCTCTAGGTTGCCTGGGGAACTTAAAAAAGATAGCCCACTTAAGGAGGCTATCAGTTCATGCTGTCAATCCTCCAACCATGTCGGATGTCAAATCTTTGAGAAAAATTATTCAATTTTAGACTCTGGTTTGAAGAGCAAGGTTTCCATGCATGAGATACCTGAAATGGGAAATGACAACAATAAGGACACAGGGGTGTCAACTACAGTGAATCTATTGCAGACTGAGCCCCAGATTAACAGACATGTAAAATCCCCTGGATTTTACAGTTCAAGATTGTCTGCTAGTAGCATGATAGCACACCCTGTGGAACTAATTTGTTTAACTTTGTGTCAGAAACCCCCAGTGATAGAGTGGACCGATGAACCTGATGGAGATTCTGTATTGTCACCTTCTATTTCTCAGGACCCTCATGAGCTGGTAGAAAAGGAGGAAGGAATATCTCTTCTGGGTGAAGTTGCAGATGACATTCTTCCTTTCTTCATAAATGACAACCTAGAAGGAAAAGAGCTTCGAAACCTAAACTGCCAGGAAGCAGGATATAGTTATCATCAAGATTCAATCATCGGTGTCCCTGTTCACTATCAGAATGATGGCTCCTATCTATATATGTTGACTCCTGTTCAGTCACCGCCATCAGAGGAAAATGTCAAGAGATGGCTTTCTTTAGATGGCAGAAATACTTCAAGAGAAAAGGCAGCAGATGCATCAGTTCTGTTTATATCACCTAAGCATTTGTCCGATGATCTCGTGGATTCACGGCGTCCTTTATGCCATGCTTCTAATCTGTCTTCTCTGGATTCCGAGGCAAGGTCTGAGTCCAACCTTCATCAGTTGAATCACCATAACCAGGAAAACTTCAATGGACAAGTAGAGGCTCATAATGATGAGGTGAGAACAATCCAGAAGGATGCATACAAAATTTTGATGTCTAAGCCATCAGCTGTTTTTTCACAAGAACACTCTCAGTTATCTGGTCCTGATGTGAAATCAAAGTTGACTCCTTTAAGTCAGATGGGTTTTCGGGATCCAGCTAGTGTTGGTGGGAGGCAGCAGCTAACAATTGTGAGTATTGAGGTTCAAGCAGGATGTAGGGGAGATTTAAGGCCTGATCCTAGGTTTGATGCCATTGATATTATAACTCTTGTTTTtcaagatgatgatgatgcaaTGGTTGATTGTTTCATGCTTTTGCGGTCCAATACAGTTACAACTGAAACAAATCTAGATGGAATACCTGATTGCAAGGTTTTGCTTTTCCCTGAAGAGAAGCAAGTATTTAGCCATTTCACAAAGATTATATCTATCTTTGATCCAGACACATTAATTGGCTGGGATGTTCAAGGGGGTTCCCTTGGTTTTCTTGCTGAAAGGGCTGCTTATCTTGGCATTGGTTTGCTAAATAACATATCTCGAATACCATCTTCTAGAGGTCTCAATACTACTGAGGAAGATATGCCAGATGATATGTCTCTTAAGGTGGCTACTGCTGATCCTGTGCCTTTAGATGGTGCTATCGTTGAAGATGAATGGGGCCGAACTCATGCCAGCGGTGTCCATGTTGGTGGTCGAATTGTTCTTAATGTTTGGCGATTAATGCGAGGTGAAGTTAAGCTTAGGATGTACACTATTGAGGCTGTTGCTGAAACTGTATTGAGGAAGAAAGTTCCATATATTCCTTGCATGGTGTTGGCAAAATGGTTTTCAAGTGGTCCTGGTCGTGCAAGATATCGCTGTATGGAGTATTTGTTAGTGAAAACTAAGTTGAACCTTGATATCATGAATCAACTTGATATGATAAACAGAACATCAGAACTTGCTCGAGTCTTTGGTATTGACTTCTTTTCTGTTCTCTCTAGAGGTTCACAGTATCGAGTTGAATCAATGTTTCTTAGACTGGCACATACACAAAATTATGTTGCCATTTCTCCTGGAAATCTACAGGTTGCTTATCAGCCTGCAATGGAGTGTCTTCCTCTTGTGATGGAACCAGAGTCTGGCTTTTATGCAGACCCAGTTGTTGTTTTGGATTTTCAGTCTCTTTATCCATCAATGATAATTGCATATAACCTTTGCTTTTCTACATGCCTTGGAAAAATCACATCTTCAATGGCAAATATTCTTGGTGTCAGTTCTTATTCACCAGATATGAAGGTTTTGCAGAATTTGAAGCATGAAATACTGCTTACTCCAAATGGTGTTATGTATGTACCTTCAAAGTTTCGTAAAGGAGTACTGCCCCGCTTACTGGAAGAAATATTATCAACTAGAATTATGGTAAAAAAAGCAATGAAGAAATTAGCTCCATCACAGCAGGTGCTACACCGTATATATGATGCCAGGCAACTTGCCCTAAAGTTAATAGCAAACGTGACTTATGGCTATACAGCTGCTGGATTTAGTGGTCGCATGCCCTGTGCAGAGCTAGCAGACAGTATTGTGCAATGTGGTCGTAGAACACTAGAGGCTGCTATTTCCTTTGTGAACAATCATAACAAGTGGAAAGCAAAAGTTGTATATGGTGATACTGATAG CATGTTTGTTCTCCTTAAGGGACGTTCTCGTAGGGAAGCTTTCCACATTGGTAATGAGATTGTGTCAGCAATAAGTGCAATGAATCCAAATCCTGTTGTGCTAAAGATGGAAAAGGTCTATCAACCTTGCTTCCTCCTTACTAAGAAAAGGTATGTTGGCTACAGCTATGAGAGTCCTGACCAAAGTAAGCCAAAGTTTGATGCAAAAGGTATTGAGACAGTAAGGAGAGATACATGTGACGCTGTATCCAAGACAATGGAGCAGTCGCTGAGACTTTACTTCGAACATCAAGATATTGATAAG GTTAAGGCATACCTATTGCGTCAATGGACACGGATTATATCTGGCAGAGTCTCTCTTCAAGATTTTGTTTTTGCAAAAGAGGTCTGCTTAGGCACTTACAGTTCACGGGCGTCATCACTTCCCCCATCAGCAATTGTAGCCACTAAAGCAATGAGGGCTGACCCGAGGGCAGAACCACGCTATGCAGAGCGAGTTCCTTATGTGGTAGTTCATGGTGAACCTGGTGCCCGACTGGTAGATATGGTTGTGGATCCAATGGAACTTCTTGCTCTTGATTCTCGTTACAGATTAAATGAGGCCTATTATATTAGGAAACAGATAATTCCAGCTTTACAGCGAGTTTTTGGGCTCGTTGGAGCTGACTTGAACCAATGGTTCTCTGATATGCCGCGTCCTGAAAGGGAAACTGTTGGTAAACGTCATTTTTATGCTCCAAATCAACATCGAACTAGAATTGACTATTACTACCTATCACGACACTGTATCCTCTGTGGTTCACTAGTACAAGCATCAAGCTATTTCTGTCATAACTGTTCTAAGAGTGAGGCAACTGTTGCAACAGCTTTGATCGGAAGAACTGCAAAACTGGAAAAGGAAATCCAACATCTTGCTGCT ATTTGCCGGCATTGTGGCGGTGGGGACTGGCTTTTAGAAAGCGGGGTGAAATGCACATCTCTCGCATGCTCTATTTTCTACGAGAGAAGGAAAGTTCAGAAAGAACTGAAGTCTCTCGCTGCTGCTGCTACAGAACTTGGTTTCTACCCTACTTGCATGGCTgaatggttttaa